Proteins encoded in a region of the Anaerolineae bacterium genome:
- a CDS encoding adenosylhomocysteinase, whose amino-acid sequence MKEFDVKDINLAEQGRWRIEWALQEMPVIRSLMDRFHKERPLDGVKMSGCLHITTETANLARALQIAGADVVLTASNPLSTQDDVAAALVSVFEIPVFAIKGEDNTTYYQHLNAALDHRPNVTMDDGADLVSALHKERTGQIPDIIGSTEETTTGIIRLRAMAAEGALRFPVIAVNDANTKHLFDNRYGTGQSTLDGIIRATNILIAGKVFVVAGYGWCSRGIAMRARGLGANVIVTEVDHLKALEAVMDGFRVMPMIEAAPQADFICTATGDKNVVDKHHFEVMKNGCCVANSGHFNVEINIPALEKMSVEKRTPRAFVEEYQLADGRNIRLLGEGRLVNLAAAEGHPAAVMDMSFANQALGAVYVYQNGKNMEKKVYAIPEEIDREIARLKLAAMGINIDVLTPEQVAYLNSWQEGT is encoded by the coding sequence ATCAAAGAATTTGACGTTAAAGACATCAACCTGGCCGAACAAGGCCGCTGGCGCATTGAGTGGGCGCTACAAGAAATGCCCGTAATCCGCTCGCTGATGGACCGCTTTCATAAAGAGCGCCCCCTGGATGGGGTAAAAATGAGCGGTTGTTTGCACATCACCACCGAAACGGCCAATCTGGCCCGCGCCCTGCAAATTGCCGGGGCCGACGTGGTGCTGACGGCCAGCAACCCCCTCAGCACCCAAGACGACGTGGCCGCCGCGCTCGTTTCGGTGTTTGAAATCCCGGTTTTTGCCATCAAAGGCGAAGACAATACCACTTATTACCAACACCTCAACGCCGCGCTCGACCACCGGCCCAATGTGACCATGGATGACGGGGCCGACCTGGTGAGCGCGCTGCACAAAGAACGCACCGGCCAAATTCCCGACATCATCGGCAGCACCGAAGAGACCACCACCGGCATTATTCGGCTGCGGGCTATGGCCGCCGAGGGCGCGTTGAGATTCCCCGTGATCGCCGTTAACGATGCCAATACCAAACACCTGTTTGACAACCGCTACGGCACCGGCCAGAGCACCCTGGACGGCATTATTCGGGCCACCAATATTCTGATTGCGGGCAAAGTGTTTGTGGTGGCCGGTTACGGTTGGTGCAGCCGGGGCATTGCCATGCGGGCGCGCGGGCTGGGGGCCAACGTGATTGTCACCGAAGTGGACCATCTCAAAGCATTGGAGGCGGTGATGGATGGCTTCCGGGTGATGCCCATGATTGAAGCGGCCCCGCAGGCCGACTTTATCTGCACGGCCACCGGCGATAAAAATGTGGTGGACAAACACCATTTTGAAGTGATGAAAAACGGCTGTTGCGTGGCCAACTCCGGCCACTTCAACGTGGAAATTAATATCCCGGCCCTGGAAAAGATGTCGGTGGAAAAACGCACGCCGCGCGCCTTTGTGGAAGAGTACCAATTGGCCGATGGTCGCAATATTCGCCTGCTGGGCGAAGGGCGGCTGGTCAACCTGGCCGCCGCCGAAGGCCATCCGGCGGCAGTGATGGACATGAGCTTTGCCAACCAGGCCCTGGGCGCGGTGTACGTTTACCAAAACGGCAAGAACATGGAAAAGAAGGTGTACGCCATTCCCGAAGAAATTGACCGGGAAATCGCCCGCCTCAAGTTGGCCGCGATGGGCATAAACATTGACGTATTAACGCCTGAACAAGTGGCTTATTTAAATAGCTGGCAGGAAGGCACGTAG
- the mtnA gene encoding S-methyl-5-thioribose-1-phosphate isomerase yields MRTVAWDYDHGLVKMIDQRQLPGIFEIAEFADYRQVAMSIREMYVRGAPAIGAAAAFGMALAARQSNANNQEALLRDLATAAEVLRASRPTAVNLFWAVERMLRVTANHNLAHPDDIRQAILSEAQKLADEDVEINQRMACNGAALVKEGDTILHHCNTGSLATVDWGTALGVVRMANEQGKNIHVLLDETRPLLQGARLSAWECEQYHIPYTLIADNAAGHYMRTGQVDIVFVGSDRTAANGDVANKIGTYKVAVVARENGIPFFPVVPTSTVDLSLPTGDDIPIEERDGSEITALTLFGRPVAPAGARVGNPAFDVTPHKYVTGIVTEHSVVYPPYSINLRRAVTEEQAKIGPT; encoded by the coding sequence ATGAGAACGGTGGCCTGGGATTACGACCACGGTCTGGTGAAAATGATTGACCAGCGCCAGTTGCCCGGCATTTTTGAAATTGCCGAATTTGCCGATTATCGCCAGGTGGCGATGTCTATCCGGGAGATGTACGTGCGGGGCGCGCCGGCCATTGGCGCGGCGGCCGCATTTGGCATGGCCCTGGCCGCCCGGCAGAGCAACGCCAACAATCAAGAAGCCCTTTTGCGCGACCTGGCCACCGCCGCCGAGGTTTTGCGGGCCAGCCGCCCCACGGCCGTTAACCTCTTTTGGGCCGTTGAACGGATGCTGCGCGTAACGGCCAATCACAATCTGGCCCATCCCGACGACATCCGCCAGGCCATTCTGTCCGAAGCCCAAAAACTGGCGGATGAGGACGTAGAGATCAATCAACGTATGGCCTGCAACGGCGCGGCCCTGGTTAAAGAAGGCGACACCATTTTGCACCACTGCAATACCGGCTCGCTGGCCACGGTTGATTGGGGCACGGCCCTGGGCGTGGTGCGGATGGCCAACGAGCAGGGCAAAAATATCCACGTGCTGTTAGATGAAACCCGGCCCCTTCTGCAAGGGGCGCGGCTTTCGGCCTGGGAATGTGAGCAATACCATATTCCCTACACCCTCATTGCCGATAACGCCGCCGGACATTATATGCGCACCGGCCAGGTGGATATTGTTTTTGTGGGGTCTGATCGCACCGCCGCCAACGGCGACGTAGCCAACAAAATTGGCACTTACAAAGTGGCCGTGGTGGCCAGAGAAAACGGCATTCCCTTTTTCCCGGTGGTGCCCACTTCCACGGTTGACCTGTCTCTGCCCACCGGCGACGACATTCCCATTGAGGAACGCGACGGCTCAGAAATAACCGCCCTGACCCTGTTTGGCCGGCCTGTTGCCCCCGCCGGAGCCAGGGTGGGCAACCCGGCTTTTGACGTGACGCCTCACAAATATGTCACCGGCATTGTCACCGAGCATAGCGTGGTTTACCCGCCCTACAGTATCAACCTGCGCCGGGCCGTGACAGAAGAACAGGCCAAAATTGGCCCAACCTGA
- a CDS encoding carbohydrate kinase family protein: MTVAVTGSMAFDYIMSFPGEFADHILPDQIQKLSISFLVDSMRRERGGCAGNIAYNLALFEQPVLLMATVGQDAPEYIAGLRERGVDTSGVLQLPTDFTASFFVSTDRVNNQIASFYTGAMAKAGQISFHNQDYQTIKMAIISPNDPAAMVKYAQECQQLNIPYIYDPSQQIPRLTPAEVLEGIKGARVLVVNDYEFEMIKKQTGLSDGELQNMVDTIIITQGEKGSLIFATETDAQGRQTRCEIDIPPAKPNRIAEPTGVGDAFRAGLITGMMRRYPWAVCGRLGSVAATYVLEQHGTQRHAFTRRQIAQRYRELFGHTPELEDLVNASHPE; the protein is encoded by the coding sequence GTGACCGTTGCCGTAACCGGCTCGATGGCCTTTGATTACATTATGTCTTTTCCCGGCGAATTTGCCGACCATATTTTGCCGGACCAGATTCAGAAACTGTCCATCAGTTTTTTGGTCGACTCTATGCGCCGGGAGCGGGGCGGCTGCGCAGGCAACATTGCCTATAACCTGGCTTTGTTTGAACAGCCGGTATTGTTAATGGCCACCGTTGGCCAGGACGCGCCGGAATACATTGCCGGGCTGCGCGAACGCGGCGTTGACACCAGCGGCGTGCTGCAACTGCCCACCGATTTCACCGCCTCCTTTTTTGTCAGCACCGACCGGGTGAACAACCAGATTGCCAGCTTTTATACCGGGGCCATGGCCAAAGCGGGACAAATCAGCTTTCACAATCAGGATTATCAAACCATTAAAATGGCCATTATCTCGCCTAATGATCCGGCGGCTATGGTCAAATACGCGCAAGAATGTCAACAACTGAACATTCCCTACATTTACGACCCCAGCCAGCAAATTCCCCGCCTCACCCCGGCCGAGGTGCTGGAGGGCATTAAAGGGGCCAGGGTGTTGGTGGTCAACGATTACGAATTTGAGATGATCAAAAAACAAACCGGCTTGAGCGATGGCGAGCTGCAAAACATGGTAGACACAATCATCATCACCCAGGGCGAAAAGGGTTCGCTTATTTTTGCCACCGAAACCGATGCCCAGGGTCGTCAAACCCGTTGTGAAATTGACATCCCCCCGGCCAAACCCAATCGTATTGCCGAGCCAACCGGCGTGGGCGACGCGTTTCGGGCGGGCCTGATTACGGGCATGATGCGCCGTTATCCCTGGGCCGTGTGCGGGCGCTTGGGGTCGGTGGCGGCCACGTATGTTTTAGAGCAACACGGCACCCAACGCCATGCGTTTACGCGCCGCCAGATTGCCCAACGCTACCGCGAATTATTTGGCCATACCCCCGAACTGGAAGATTTAGTCAACGCCTCTCATCCGGAGTAA
- a CDS encoding protein kinase has translation MIHLIGQTLGQYELIDVVGEGGLATVYKAYQPKLERWVAVKVLHSNNRDLLARFEREAKAVAQLRHRNILIVYEYGEEAGWPYIAMEYVQEGTLKNYLTGRPMDGDRVVTLAIPIAQALHHAHEHGLIHRDVKPSNILMPQPDWPLLADFGLVKMQNPDAAITNSDIIIGTPAYIPPEQAKIEPVDPRADMYSLGVIMFQMVTGCLPFEYKNPNEMINAHISEPAPSPHQFNPGCPPKLAQVILTALQKLPENRYANLQVMTGALQEILQGTTKPLFSAGMPVEVPLSPAEVGPMPPNHGLQTVPRQEVKILLKDDNITLDVPEPNKDGLIIGRSHSKAQAEIDLAPYGALEAGVSRRHARLLRQGEMWLIEDLGSMNGTYLNKKKLDSGVPTPLQNGDQVRCSKLSFVFLI, from the coding sequence ATGATACACCTGATCGGCCAAACATTGGGCCAGTATGAGTTAATAGATGTGGTGGGCGAAGGCGGTTTGGCCACCGTTTACAAAGCCTATCAACCAAAGCTGGAACGTTGGGTTGCGGTTAAAGTATTGCATAGTAACAACAGGGATTTGTTAGCTCGCTTTGAGCGTGAAGCCAAAGCCGTGGCTCAATTGCGCCATCGTAACATCTTGATTGTGTATGAATATGGCGAAGAGGCTGGTTGGCCTTACATTGCTATGGAGTATGTTCAGGAAGGAACCCTGAAAAACTATCTTACCGGCAGGCCAATGGATGGCGACCGGGTGGTGACGCTGGCCATCCCTATTGCCCAGGCCCTACACCACGCCCACGAGCATGGCCTGATTCATCGCGATGTAAAACCATCCAATATTTTAATGCCCCAGCCAGATTGGCCCTTACTGGCTGATTTTGGCCTGGTAAAAATGCAAAACCCGGATGCAGCCATCACCAACAGCGATATTATCATTGGCACCCCGGCTTATATTCCCCCAGAACAAGCTAAAATTGAGCCTGTTGACCCTCGGGCCGATATGTATTCCCTGGGCGTGATTATGTTTCAGATGGTCACCGGTTGTTTGCCGTTTGAATACAAAAATCCAAATGAAATGATAAACGCTCATATCTCAGAGCCGGCGCCTTCCCCCCATCAGTTCAATCCAGGTTGTCCCCCTAAATTGGCCCAGGTTATTTTGACCGCCCTCCAGAAATTGCCTGAGAATCGTTATGCCAACTTGCAAGTGATGACCGGGGCGCTGCAAGAGATTCTGCAAGGAACAACAAAGCCGCTTTTTTCGGCCGGGATGCCGGTTGAAGTCCCACTTTCTCCCGCCGAGGTTGGGCCAATGCCACCTAACCACGGACTTCAGACAGTTCCCAGGCAAGAAGTCAAGATATTGCTAAAGGACGACAATATTACCCTTGATGTGCCGGAGCCAAACAAAGATGGCCTCATTATTGGCCGGTCTCATAGTAAAGCCCAAGCAGAAATTGATCTGGCCCCTTATGGCGCTCTGGAGGCAGGTGTTTCTCGGCGGCATGCCCGTTTGCTCCGGCAGGGAGAAATGTGGCTCATTGAAGACCTGGGGAGCATGAACGGAACTTATTTGAATAAGAAAAAATTAGACTCCGGCGTGCCCACCCCTTTACAAAATGGCGACCAGGTGCGGTGCAGTAAGTTGTCTTTTGTTTTTCTCATCTAA
- a CDS encoding methionine adenosyltransferase, whose translation MTSPQLFFTSESVTEGHPDKICDQISDAVLDAIYRDDPYARVACETAITTGLVCVMGEITTTTYVDIADIARETIKEIGYTRAKYGFDFETCGVIVSIKEQSSDIAMGVDKALEAKEGKMEDDLNTGAGDQGMMIGFACNETEELMPLSISLAHRLCKQLTDVRKNGTIEYLRPDGKSQVTVEYAYGQPKRVDTIVISTQHSPDVHQEEIRTDIITEVITPIVPHDMIDDDTKIYVNPTGRFVTGGPMGDAGLTGRKIIVDTYGGVARHGGGAFSGKDPTKVDRSAAYMTRYIAKNIVAAGLADRVELQVSYAIGVAHPLSLNVETFGTGKISDDKIIALVKKHFDLRPAAIIRDLNLRRPIYKATAAYGHFGRTDIDAPWEKTDKADILREEAGLGE comes from the coding sequence ATGACCTCGCCCCAATTGTTCTTCACCAGCGAGTCGGTGACGGAGGGTCATCCCGATAAAATATGCGACCAGATCAGCGACGCCGTGTTAGACGCCATCTACCGGGACGATCCTTACGCCCGTGTAGCCTGCGAAACAGCCATCACCACCGGCTTGGTCTGCGTAATGGGGGAGATCACCACCACTACTTATGTTGATATTGCCGATATTGCCCGCGAAACCATCAAAGAGATTGGTTATACCCGGGCCAAATATGGTTTTGATTTTGAAACCTGCGGCGTGATCGTGAGCATCAAAGAGCAATCTTCCGATATTGCCATGGGCGTTGACAAAGCCCTGGAAGCCAAAGAAGGTAAGATGGAAGACGATTTGAACACCGGCGCAGGCGACCAGGGCATGATGATTGGTTTTGCCTGCAACGAGACAGAAGAACTCATGCCCCTGAGCATCTCCCTGGCCCACAGGCTGTGCAAACAACTCACCGATGTGCGTAAAAACGGCACCATTGAATATCTGCGCCCGGACGGCAAAAGCCAGGTGACGGTTGAGTACGCCTACGGCCAACCCAAACGGGTGGACACCATTGTCATCTCCACCCAACACAGCCCCGACGTTCACCAGGAGGAGATTCGCACCGACATTATTACCGAGGTCATTACGCCCATTGTGCCGCACGATATGATTGACGATGACACCAAAATTTACGTCAACCCCACCGGCCGTTTTGTGACCGGCGGGCCAATGGGCGATGCCGGTTTGACCGGCCGCAAAATCATTGTGGACACTTACGGCGGCGTGGCCCGACACGGCGGCGGCGCGTTCTCCGGCAAAGATCCCACCAAGGTAGACCGCTCGGCCGCTTATATGACCCGCTACATTGCCAAAAACATTGTGGCCGCCGGCCTGGCCGACCGGGTGGAGCTGCAAGTCAGTTACGCCATTGGCGTGGCCCATCCCCTTTCCTTGAATGTAGAAACCTTTGGCACCGGCAAAATCAGCGATGACAAAATCATCGCCCTGGTCAAAAAACACTTTGACCTGCGCCCGGCGGCCATCATCCGCGACCTCAACCTGCGCCGGCCCATTTACAAGGCCACCGCCGCTTACGGCCACTTTGGCCGCACCGATATTGACGCGCCCTGGGAAAAAACAGACAAGGCCGACATTCTGCGAGAAGAGGCCGGTTTAGGCGAATAA
- a CDS encoding GAF domain-containing protein, with product MTARNDPWPENENRFGQFLEAMPVGVAVVDNNANIFYINQQFKQMFSLSDQQARPGLKLKDLIARFPYYVAGTEQPYPLEHLPLLQALQGESVKVDDIEMVRPDRRVPLEIWASPIIDNQDQVNYAVAIFRDVTERRQIVAELNRYHHRLEEMVTQRTEELAKVNQKLQHDLVLRQEVEEELRKLSRAVEQSASTIVITDLDGVIEFVNPAFTKITGYLPEEAIGQNPRVLKSGKMPPEIYVQLWAAISRGEVWEGELLNKKKDGELYWEFATISPVKDKTGQTTHYVAVKDDITARKQAEALLQESHQKLQAANERLAIIYEIGRVITAQLHLDTVLELLAHSTAKLLDTDTGAILLVDEATQTLKIKGAYGLNETALKSAHLRLGEGIAGQVAQTGEPIIINDLPHDPVFYTSAVRKERILACASVPLIVGDKVIGVLDVHSKTNRFAFDEEQVHFLRLLAGQAAIAIGNARLFEEERRVKEAVEAANTALSTLNTIAFTVNNSLNLEADLEKALEIILREMKLDHGWLFLPEDNGRFLRLVVTVGLPEAFRQQEALMPVDHCACGAVLTSGQRRGYIWENNCSRLTPYLEHYPGLSTQHISLPISAKQKVIGLLNLGGPNVVNLTPENYEWLETVAQQIGNAVENATLYQNVLGKTKRLSALNRVSTIVSHSWNLYEVLPLLLREMARVLETSLGVLVLRSEEGRDRYRVRARFGHWRSKTALEAVAWHQLLLLKTIEQTQAPLMIPKAGEDKRLALLSAIIAQEKIQTALLLPLVVQNQLTGFILLGTLGRERIFESTEVELARTLANQAAMAIEKARLYEATVTRYEQELEIARQIQQNLLPRTVPQIPGLRMAGLCQPAYATGGDFYDYIPLPEQRLGIVVSDVTGKSLPAAMVMALARNSIRSELMNHAWPGEAMTAANQWLYQDMQRGTFVATVQALIDSAKYKMWLVNAGQTAALLLRRGQISYLLPDEAMGLPLGVEQNMTYTHAQISLQAGDTLLFYTDGIVEAQNAAGDMFGFDRLETTLQKLENGHTPQQVIDGLMAEMQSFVGEAEQHDDITLVVVQVA from the coding sequence ATGACTGCACGTAATGACCCCTGGCCTGAAAATGAAAACAGGTTTGGCCAATTTCTGGAGGCCATGCCGGTGGGCGTGGCTGTGGTGGATAACAACGCCAATATCTTCTACATCAACCAGCAGTTCAAGCAGATGTTCAGCCTGTCAGACCAACAAGCCCGGCCGGGGCTGAAGTTAAAAGACCTCATCGCCCGGTTTCCTTATTACGTGGCCGGCACAGAGCAGCCATATCCCCTGGAACACCTGCCCTTACTGCAAGCATTGCAGGGTGAAAGTGTGAAGGTGGATGATATTGAAATGGTTCGGCCGGACCGGCGCGTCCCCCTGGAAATCTGGGCCAGCCCTATTATTGATAACCAGGACCAGGTAAATTATGCCGTAGCCATTTTTAGAGATGTTACGGAACGCCGGCAAATTGTGGCGGAATTAAACAGGTATCACCATCGCCTGGAAGAAATGGTAACGCAGCGCACTGAGGAATTGGCCAAAGTCAATCAGAAACTGCAACACGACCTAGTTCTCCGGCAGGAGGTAGAAGAAGAACTGCGTAAACTGTCGCGGGCCGTTGAGCAGAGCGCCAGCACCATTGTCATCACCGATCTGGACGGCGTGATCGAGTTTGTCAACCCCGCCTTTACCAAGATCACGGGGTATTTGCCGGAAGAGGCCATTGGCCAAAATCCCCGCGTCTTGAAGTCGGGCAAAATGCCGCCGGAAATATACGTTCAACTGTGGGCCGCCATCAGCCGGGGCGAGGTGTGGGAAGGCGAGTTGCTCAATAAAAAGAAAGATGGCGAGTTATACTGGGAGTTTGCCACCATCTCTCCGGTTAAAGATAAAACCGGCCAAACCACCCACTACGTGGCCGTAAAAGACGACATTACCGCCCGCAAGCAGGCCGAGGCGTTGCTGCAAGAATCTCATCAAAAGTTACAGGCAGCTAACGAACGCCTGGCCATTATTTATGAAATAGGCCGGGTTATCACGGCCCAGCTACACCTGGATACGGTGCTGGAGTTGCTGGCGCATAGCACGGCCAAGTTGTTAGATACGGACACCGGCGCTATTTTACTGGTTGATGAGGCCACCCAAACCTTAAAGATTAAAGGAGCTTATGGCCTAAATGAAACGGCCCTCAAAAGCGCTCACTTGCGCCTGGGCGAAGGCATTGCCGGCCAAGTAGCCCAAACCGGCGAGCCAATCATTATCAACGACCTGCCCCATGATCCCGTTTTTTATACATCGGCCGTCAGAAAAGAAAGGATATTGGCCTGTGCCAGCGTGCCCTTGATTGTAGGCGACAAAGTGATTGGCGTGCTCGATGTGCATAGCAAAACCAATCGGTTTGCCTTTGACGAGGAACAGGTTCATTTTTTGCGCTTGCTGGCCGGTCAGGCGGCCATTGCCATTGGCAATGCCCGGCTGTTTGAGGAAGAACGCAGAGTTAAAGAAGCGGTTGAAGCGGCCAACACCGCCCTGTCCACGCTCAATACCATTGCCTTTACTGTAAACAACTCGCTCAATCTGGAAGCGGACCTGGAGAAGGCGCTGGAGATCATTCTGCGCGAAATGAAGCTGGATCACGGCTGGCTTTTTTTGCCGGAAGATAACGGCCGGTTTTTGCGGTTGGTGGTGACCGTTGGCCTGCCCGAAGCGTTTCGCCAGCAAGAAGCCCTGATGCCGGTGGATCATTGCGCCTGTGGCGCAGTATTGACCTCCGGCCAACGACGCGGCTACATCTGGGAGAATAACTGTTCCCGGTTGACGCCTTACCTGGAACACTACCCCGGGCTATCAACGCAGCACATCTCGCTGCCTATTTCGGCCAAACAAAAGGTGATTGGCCTGTTGAACTTGGGCGGGCCTAACGTGGTCAATTTGACCCCTGAAAATTATGAATGGCTGGAGACGGTGGCGCAGCAGATTGGCAACGCTGTTGAAAATGCCACCCTTTACCAAAATGTGCTGGGTAAAACCAAACGGCTGTCGGCCCTTAATCGCGTTTCAACCATTGTCAGCCACTCCTGGAATTTATACGAAGTATTGCCACTTTTATTGCGGGAGATGGCCCGGGTGTTGGAAACCAGCCTGGGCGTGCTGGTGCTCCGTTCCGAAGAGGGTAGAGACAGGTACCGCGTGCGCGCTCGTTTTGGCCATTGGCGGTCCAAAACAGCGCTCGAGGCGGTCGCCTGGCATCAACTGTTATTGCTAAAAACCATTGAACAGACCCAAGCGCCGCTGATGATTCCCAAAGCGGGGGAGGATAAGCGGCTGGCGTTATTATCGGCCATCATCGCCCAAGAAAAAATCCAAACGGCCTTGCTCTTGCCCCTGGTGGTTCAGAATCAACTGACCGGTTTTATCCTGTTGGGCACGCTGGGCCGGGAACGTATTTTTGAGTCAACAGAAGTGGAGCTGGCCCGCACCCTGGCCAACCAGGCTGCGATGGCGATTGAAAAAGCGCGGTTGTATGAAGCCACGGTTACCCGTTACGAACAAGAACTGGAGATTGCCCGCCAGATTCAGCAAAATCTTCTGCCCCGCACCGTGCCCCAAATTCCCGGTTTGCGTATGGCCGGGTTGTGCCAACCGGCTTACGCCACCGGCGGCGACTTTTACGATTACATTCCGCTGCCGGAGCAACGTCTGGGCATTGTGGTCAGCGATGTGACCGGCAAAAGCCTGCCCGCGGCCATGGTAATGGCCCTGGCCCGCAACAGCATTCGTTCGGAACTGATGAACCATGCCTGGCCCGGTGAGGCGATGACGGCGGCCAATCAATGGCTTTATCAGGATATGCAACGCGGCACGTTTGTGGCCACGGTGCAAGCGTTGATAGATTCCGCCAAATACAAGATGTGGCTGGTCAATGCCGGTCAAACAGCGGCTCTGTTGCTGCGGCGCGGGCAAATCAGTTATCTGTTGCCCGACGAGGCCATGGGCCTACCCCTGGGCGTTGAACAGAATATGACCTACACCCACGCCCAAATTTCCCTGCAAGCAGGCGACACCTTGCTTTTTTACACCGATGGCATTGTTGAAGCTCAAAACGCAGCCGGGGATATGTTTGGTTTTGACCGCCTGGAAACCACTCTGCAAAAGCTTGAAAATGGTCACACCCCCCAGCAGGTTATTGACGGTCTCATGGCCGAGATGCAAAGCTTTGTGGGCGAAGCCGAGCAGCACGATGACATTACCCTGGTGGTGGTGCAGGTGGCATAG
- a CDS encoding response regulator, which yields MAGETVLAIDDREDSLRFLQEYVLEPNGYKMLAARNGTQALQIILNQEVDLIISDLVMPQMGGLELLESLREKGLDIPAILMTFHGSEGTAVRAFRLGARDYIIKPFAIDEMLNAIDRALTESRLRQERDRLTQTVLKVNQQLESRVQELRFLYGIGRSVTSLRNIEEILNRIVEAAVYLTEADEGSLMLVDPSSGELYLRAARGMGEKSSKSFRMKIDDSIAGQVVRTGRPVMIGGVNEDDSFKLMTGYFVKALLNVPLKAGGRVIGVLAVNNKTTLQAFSDRHLNLLMALADYASIAIQNAQLYAKLSSDVNRARESSREFKKMADDRTAELEEANRQLLRTEKLTSLGYMAAGVAKEIDTPINAILDNLHQVAHRLEATDENRQLLTSLERAARHCRQVTQSLLDFAGQKAYQLQEANLNDIIEAAWIKFNETRSANQIEFVRGFDPQLPMIAVDRTQVEQALFYLIRHACRSMPLGGTLRVISRSVGAEVQVIINDTGEGISQKDLQHIFDPFYKTSHQAYGLELSISYAIVKRHQGTVEVESAPGQGTTFTIHLPRKV from the coding sequence TTGGCTGGAGAGACTGTTTTAGCCATTGACGACCGCGAGGATAGCCTAAGATTTTTACAGGAATACGTGCTGGAACCAAATGGCTACAAAATGCTTGCGGCCAGAAATGGCACCCAGGCTTTGCAGATTATTTTAAATCAAGAAGTTGACCTGATCATCTCCGACCTGGTTATGCCCCAAATGGGCGGCCTGGAGCTGCTGGAAAGTTTGCGGGAAAAAGGGCTAGACATCCCGGCCATTTTGATGACTTTTCACGGTTCCGAAGGCACTGCCGTGCGAGCCTTTAGATTGGGAGCGCGGGATTATATTATTAAACCCTTTGCCATTGACGAAATGCTCAACGCCATTGACCGCGCCCTGACCGAATCTCGGTTGCGACAAGAGCGCGACCGCCTGACCCAGACGGTGCTTAAAGTCAACCAGCAGCTTGAAAGCCGGGTGCAAGAATTACGTTTTTTGTATGGCATTGGCCGTTCGGTCACCTCGCTTAGAAATATCGAGGAAATCCTGAATCGGATTGTGGAAGCGGCCGTTTATTTAACCGAAGCCGACGAAGGCTCGCTAATGCTGGTTGACCCCTCCTCCGGCGAGTTGTATCTCCGCGCCGCCCGGGGCATGGGTGAAAAAAGCTCCAAAAGCTTTCGGATGAAAATTGACGACAGCATTGCCGGCCAGGTGGTGCGCACCGGCCGGCCGGTGATGATTGGCGGCGTGAACGAGGATGATTCCTTTAAGTTGATGACGGGCTACTTTGTTAAAGCCCTGCTCAACGTGCCGCTCAAAGCGGGTGGGCGGGTAATTGGGGTGCTGGCGGTGAACAATAAAACCACGCTGCAAGCCTTTAGCGACCGTCACCTGAATTTGCTCATGGCCCTGGCCGATTACGCCAGCATTGCCATTCAAAATGCCCAGCTCTACGCCAAACTTTCCTCCGACGTGAACCGGGCCAGGGAGTCGAGCCGGGAATTCAAAAAAATGGCCGACGACCGCACCGCTGAGCTGGAAGAAGCCAACCGGCAACTGCTGCGCACCGAAAAGTTGACTTCTCTGGGTTATATGGCCGCCGGGGTAGCCAAAGAAATTGATACCCCCATCAACGCCATCCTGGATAATTTGCATCAAGTGGCCCACCGGCTGGAAGCCACCGACGAAAATCGCCAGTTGCTCACTTCCCTGGAAAGAGCCGCCCGGCACTGCCGGCAGGTCACCCAAAGCCTGCTCGACTTTGCCGGTCAGAAAGCTTACCAACTCCAGGAAGCCAACCTGAATGACATTATCGAAGCAGCCTGGATAAAATTCAATGAAACCCGGAGCGCCAACCAGATAGAATTTGTGCGGGGTTTTGACCCGCAGTTGCCCATGATTGCTGTTGACCGCACCCAGGTGGAGCAAGCCCTGTTTTATTTGATCAGGCATGCCTGCCGCTCAATGCCTTTGGGCGGGACCTTGCGGGTTATTAGCCGGTCTGTTGGGGCTGAAGTGCAGGTTATCATCAACGACACCGGCGAAGGAATTTCGCAAAAAGATTTGCAGCATATTTTTGACCCCTTTTACAAAACCAGCCATCAGGCTTACGGCCTGGAACTTTCTATTAGCTATGCTATTGTTAAAAGACACCAGGGCACCGTTGAAGTGGAAAGCGCGCCGGGGCAGGGCACAACGTTCACTATTCATTTGCCGCGGAAAGTGTAA